Proteins encoded within one genomic window of Acidihalobacter prosperus:
- a CDS encoding 2-hydroxyacid dehydrogenase gives MSELDDPRVWREALQRAWPELDVRVWPATGDPDEIDFALVWQPPPGVLGSFANLRLIVNLGAGVDAIAADDSLPAHVPIARLADPGQAQMMDGYVLLAVLRHHRELHRFEQARRERRWAYNYPRPHSACRVGVMGLGYLGTHAARALAAQGFDVVGWSRSAKSLPDIETHAGPEGLAAFLCAIDILVAMLPATAETRRVIGRQVFYGLPRGAKFVSVGRGSTVDEAALLDALREGQIAEATLDVFATEPLPPEHPFWEMDQVLITPHLASAAVPETAARQVVDNCRRVLSGQMPEYVIDRARGY, from the coding sequence ATGAGCGAACTTGACGACCCGCGGGTCTGGCGCGAAGCTCTGCAGCGTGCCTGGCCCGAGCTCGACGTGCGCGTCTGGCCCGCAACCGGCGATCCGGATGAGATCGATTTCGCGCTGGTCTGGCAACCGCCGCCCGGTGTGCTGGGGAGCTTCGCGAACCTGCGCCTGATCGTCAATCTGGGCGCTGGCGTCGACGCGATCGCGGCGGATGACTCTCTGCCGGCGCACGTGCCCATCGCACGGCTTGCCGATCCCGGTCAGGCGCAGATGATGGATGGTTATGTGCTGCTGGCGGTGCTTCGCCATCATCGCGAATTGCACCGTTTCGAGCAGGCCAGGCGCGAACGTCGCTGGGCCTACAATTATCCGCGGCCGCACAGTGCCTGCCGCGTAGGGGTGATGGGGCTGGGTTATCTGGGCACGCACGCGGCCCGCGCGCTCGCCGCGCAGGGTTTCGATGTCGTCGGCTGGTCGCGCAGCGCCAAATCCCTGCCGGATATCGAGACCCACGCCGGCCCCGAGGGGCTGGCCGCCTTTCTGTGCGCTATCGATATCCTGGTGGCGATGCTGCCAGCGACCGCAGAAACCCGCCGAGTGATTGGGCGCCAGGTGTTCTACGGCCTGCCGCGCGGGGCCAAATTCGTGAGCGTGGGTCGCGGTTCGACGGTGGACGAGGCGGCGTTGCTAGACGCCCTGCGCGAGGGCCAGATCGCCGAGGCGACGCTGGATGTGTTCGCAACCGAGCCGCTGCCGCCCGAACATCCTTTCTGGGAGATGGATCAGGTTCTGATCACGCCGCATCTGGCCAGCGCCGCGGTACCCGAAACGGCGGCCAGGCAGGTTGTCGACAACTGCCGGCGCGTACTCTCGGGACAGATGCCCGAATACGTCATCGACCGCGCCCGCGGGTATTAG
- a CDS encoding cysteine hydrolase family protein, producing MHWKEKYRSLYYLDAEIPDVSLDPEHSALLVIDIQNTYVERPSREALPEAEHRAWDLWTPFHTRMRKVVIPNTRRLLDTFRAHGADVFHARIACLTPDGRDRSLSQRRPGFNNLLLPKDEHASQIVPELAPLPGEVVVTKTTDSALTGTNLRLVMQNMDVRHVVVAGIFTDQCVASTVRSLADESFDVVVVDDACAAATDALHEQELTILNNIYCQVMSRDDVLGELGWASA from the coding sequence ATGCACTGGAAGGAAAAATACCGCTCGCTGTACTACCTCGACGCCGAAATCCCCGACGTGAGCCTGGACCCTGAGCACAGCGCGCTGTTGGTGATCGATATCCAGAACACCTACGTCGAACGCCCGTCGCGCGAGGCCCTGCCCGAGGCGGAACACCGTGCCTGGGATCTTTGGACACCCTTTCATACGCGCATGCGCAAGGTGGTGATCCCGAATACGCGTCGGCTGCTCGATACCTTCCGCGCGCACGGTGCCGATGTGTTTCACGCCCGCATCGCCTGCCTGACACCGGACGGGCGCGACCGCTCGCTCAGCCAGCGGCGCCCCGGATTCAACAATCTGCTGTTGCCCAAGGACGAACATGCCAGCCAGATAGTGCCCGAGCTCGCGCCGCTGCCGGGCGAGGTGGTGGTCACCAAGACTACCGATTCCGCGCTCACAGGCACCAATTTGCGGCTGGTGATGCAGAATATGGACGTGCGTCATGTGGTCGTCGCCGGCATCTTCACCGATCAATGCGTAGCCTCCACCGTGCGCAGCCTCGCGGACGAGAGCTTCGATGTCGTCGTGGTGGACGACGCCTGTGCCGCCGCCACCGATGCCCTGCACGAGCAGGAACTGACCATCCTCAACAATATCTATTGTCAGGTGATGTCGCGCGACGACGTGCTTGGGGAGCTGGGATGGGCATCTGCCTGA
- a CDS encoding acetamidase/formamidase family protein has translation MSQYQTIHSHHSHYGWDNGIEAVRQVAPGEILEFEVRDASGGQLSARSDASAVGTLDFDKVNPVTGPIEVDGAEPGDAIRIELLDFAGVGWGWTAIIPGFGLLADEFKTPFLHISEYDEQRVRFVDGIELETAPFPGTVGLAPAAPGHHSVVPPRRVGGNLDLRDLTRGATLYLPVEVAGGLLSVGDTHAAQGDGEVCGTAVETQFSVSARIGLVKGANLPAPQCETTRPLRRSRRDDKGFYVTTGVGPDLMQASRDAIRAMIDHLGKHYGLAPEMAYALCSVAVDLRIGEVVDVPNWVVAAQLPKGIFL, from the coding sequence GTGAGCCAATATCAGACCATCCACAGCCACCATTCGCATTATGGTTGGGACAATGGCATCGAAGCGGTGCGCCAGGTCGCGCCCGGCGAGATTCTCGAATTCGAGGTGCGCGACGCCTCGGGCGGCCAGCTTAGCGCGCGCTCCGACGCGAGCGCGGTCGGTACCCTGGATTTCGATAAGGTCAATCCGGTTACCGGGCCGATCGAGGTCGACGGCGCGGAGCCGGGTGACGCGATCCGCATCGAATTGCTCGACTTCGCCGGCGTTGGCTGGGGTTGGACCGCCATCATTCCCGGCTTCGGCCTGCTCGCTGACGAGTTCAAGACGCCTTTTCTGCATATCTCGGAATACGACGAGCAACGTGTGCGTTTCGTCGACGGCATAGAGCTCGAAACCGCACCGTTTCCAGGCACCGTCGGCCTGGCGCCTGCCGCGCCTGGCCATCACAGCGTGGTGCCGCCGCGGCGGGTGGGCGGGAACCTCGATCTGCGTGACCTGACGCGCGGCGCAACGCTATATCTGCCGGTCGAGGTGGCCGGCGGTCTATTGTCGGTCGGCGATACCCACGCCGCACAGGGCGACGGCGAGGTCTGCGGTACGGCGGTGGAAACCCAGTTCAGCGTCAGCGCGCGCATCGGCCTCGTGAAGGGCGCGAACCTGCCAGCCCCCCAGTGCGAAACGACCCGGCCTTTGCGGCGTTCGCGCCGTGACGACAAGGGCTTCTACGTGACCACCGGCGTGGGGCCCGATCTGATGCAGGCGTCCCGCGACGCGATACGTGCCATGATCGATCATCTCGGTAAACACTACGGGCTCGCGCCCGAGATGGCCTACGCACTGTGTTCGGTCGCGGTGGATCTGCGTATCGGCGAGGTCGTCGACGTGCCCAACTGGGTGGTCGCGGCGCAACTTCCCAAGGGTATCTTCCTCTAA
- a CDS encoding ABC transporter permease has protein sequence MNFLVFLLRRLGQGVIVLIGVSVITFLLLYVIPSDPASLIAGRAANPDTLARINAQLGLDHPLWMRYLIYMGNLLHGDLGWSYVQRSSVAHELFSRVPATLELVSGAIFWEVLIGVSLGVIGGLWRGRWPDKLAMGFAYVTVAAPQFVTGLLFLYLFGFKLGWLPLGGYGGLSYLILPSLTLGLLNAAWHTRVVRSEVVREHREPYVEAALARGVPRRTVVLRHILPGAVLPVPTLVGLDFGFLMGGAVIIDQVFGWPGIGQYMWQGIQNTDVPVIMGVTLFAACFVVVANIVADVISYLIDPRIRVS, from the coding sequence GTGAATTTTTTGGTCTTTTTGCTGCGCCGCCTGGGGCAGGGCGTGATTGTGCTGATCGGCGTGTCGGTCATCACCTTCCTGCTGTTGTATGTCATCCCCAGCGATCCCGCCAGCCTCATCGCCGGCAGGGCGGCGAATCCCGATACGCTGGCACGCATCAATGCCCAGCTGGGACTCGATCATCCCTTGTGGATGCGCTACCTCATTTACATGGGCAATCTGCTGCACGGCGATCTCGGCTGGTCCTACGTGCAGCGCAGCAGCGTGGCGCACGAGCTGTTCTCGCGAGTGCCGGCAACACTGGAACTGGTCTCCGGCGCCATCTTCTGGGAGGTGCTGATCGGCGTGTCGCTGGGCGTGATCGGCGGACTGTGGCGCGGCCGCTGGCCGGACAAGCTGGCGATGGGCTTCGCCTACGTCACCGTCGCCGCGCCGCAGTTCGTGACCGGCCTGCTGTTCCTCTATCTCTTCGGCTTCAAGCTCGGCTGGCTGCCGCTCGGCGGTTACGGCGGCCTGAGCTATTTGATACTGCCCTCGCTGACACTGGGCCTGCTCAATGCCGCCTGGCATACCCGGGTGGTGCGCTCCGAGGTCGTGCGCGAACATCGCGAACCCTATGTCGAGGCGGCGCTTGCCAGGGGTGTTCCTCGGCGCACCGTGGTATTGCGGCATATTCTGCCGGGCGCAGTACTGCCGGTGCCGACACTGGTGGGGCTGGATTTCGGTTTTCTGATGGGCGGCGCGGTCATCATCGATCAGGTCTTCGGCTGGCCCGGCATCGGCCAGTACATGTGGCAGGGTATCCAGAACACCGACGTCCCCGTGATCATGGGCGTGACCCTGTTCGCCGCCTGTTTCGTGGTCGTGGCCAATATCGTGGCCGATGTCATTTCATATCTCATCGATCCCCGCATTCGCGTCAGCTAA
- a CDS encoding ABC transporter permease, which yields MLSLAVIVLIVLGAVLAPVLAPYSPDAQLANGLSVDGLPQAPSWSHWFGTDNLGRSLLSRVLYGAQATLLVGIVSNTIAVLIGALIGGLAGMLEGRAQAAVMRFVDLMLAFPALILAIAIASVIGPSLWNAALIIALANWTWIARVAYTKTLSIKERNYMTAARMLGAGRWYLFTRHLLMHLAPIMLVWETLGIATTVQMSAALSFLGVGVQPPTPSWGNIIHDNQNYFTVAPWTVLIPGVFILALSLSFNIVGEYLHERMENMEARGAREEAPGDKSGKARLEELEHGG from the coding sequence ATGCTGAGTTTGGCCGTGATCGTGCTCATCGTGCTGGGCGCGGTGCTGGCGCCGGTGCTGGCGCCTTATTCGCCGGATGCGCAGCTGGCAAACGGCCTGAGCGTCGACGGCCTGCCGCAGGCGCCGTCCTGGTCGCATTGGTTCGGTACCGACAACCTCGGGCGTAGCCTGCTTTCGCGCGTGCTCTACGGCGCGCAGGCCACCCTGCTGGTGGGTATCGTGTCGAATACCATCGCCGTGCTGATCGGCGCGCTGATCGGCGGCCTGGCCGGCATGCTGGAGGGCAGGGCGCAGGCGGCCGTGATGCGTTTCGTCGATCTGATGCTGGCCTTCCCGGCCCTGATTCTCGCCATCGCCATCGCTTCGGTGATCGGCCCGAGCTTGTGGAACGCGGCGCTGATCATCGCGCTGGCGAACTGGACCTGGATCGCGCGCGTGGCCTATACCAAGACGCTCTCGATCAAGGAGCGCAATTACATGACGGCGGCGAGAATGCTAGGCGCCGGACGCTGGTACCTGTTCACGCGCCATCTGCTGATGCATCTGGCGCCGATCATGCTGGTCTGGGAGACGCTGGGCATCGCCACCACCGTGCAGATGTCGGCCGCACTGTCTTTCCTCGGCGTGGGTGTGCAGCCGCCCACCCCAAGCTGGGGCAACATCATCCACGACAATCAGAACTACTTCACGGTGGCGCCCTGGACGGTGCTGATCCCCGGCGTGTTCATCCTGGCGCTGTCGTTGTCGTTCAATATCGTCGGCGAATACCTGCATGAGCGCATGGAAAACATGGAGGCGCGCGGCGCGCGCGAGGAGGCCCCGGGCGATAAATCCGGCAAGGCTCGGCTGGAGGAACTCGAGCATGGTGGCTGA
- a CDS encoding ATP-binding cassette domain-containing protein, producing the protein MSGDKVIALRDVSLTYRSGWGRKRRQTLAVDGVSLTVQAGECLGLVGGSGSGKSTLAQIMTGQLAASAGEVRLWLREPGDAPRRAVVAPHPRDVAGHVGLVFQDPFSSFDPLWSLRRSIEEALMLKYGASTDPLGRGAHDFLGLVGLNPSFAARRPGGLSGGQVQRAAIARAIAINPDLLVLDEALSSLDVSVQANVLGLLARLRRELDLTIVFIGHNLAVVGAIADRVAVMASGQLVEIGPAAELYRSPRSEYTRQLIAAVPRLPGREPRPAVAGGASGC; encoded by the coding sequence ATGAGTGGCGACAAGGTCATTGCATTGCGCGACGTTTCGTTGACCTACCGCAGCGGCTGGGGGCGTAAGCGTCGGCAAACCCTGGCCGTCGACGGCGTCAGCCTGACGGTGCAGGCAGGCGAATGTCTGGGACTGGTGGGCGGCTCCGGCAGCGGCAAGTCCACGCTGGCGCAGATCATGACCGGCCAGCTCGCCGCGAGCGCAGGCGAGGTGCGGTTGTGGTTGCGCGAACCGGGCGACGCACCTCGGCGGGCGGTGGTTGCACCGCATCCGCGGGACGTTGCTGGCCATGTCGGCCTGGTGTTCCAGGATCCATTTTCCTCGTTCGATCCGTTGTGGTCGTTGCGCCGCTCCATCGAGGAGGCGCTCATGCTCAAGTACGGCGCATCGACCGACCCTCTTGGGCGCGGCGCGCACGACTTTCTGGGGCTGGTGGGGCTCAACCCGAGTTTTGCCGCGCGTCGCCCTGGCGGTTTGTCCGGCGGCCAGGTTCAGCGTGCCGCGATCGCGCGCGCGATCGCCATCAACCCCGATCTGCTCGTGCTCGACGAGGCCTTGTCGTCGCTGGACGTTTCCGTGCAGGCGAACGTGCTGGGTCTGCTGGCGCGTTTGCGGCGGGAGTTGGACCTGACCATCGTTTTCATCGGTCACAACCTGGCGGTGGTCGGGGCGATCGCTGACCGTGTGGCGGTGATGGCCAGCGGCCAGCTGGTCGAGATCGGGCCGGCGGCGGAGCTGTATCGCTCGCCGCGCAGTGAATACACGCGACAGCTCATCGCCGCGGTGCCGCGGTTGCCCGGGCGCGAGCCGCGTCCTGCCGTGGCTGGGGGGGCGAGCGGATGCTGA
- a CDS encoding ABC transporter ATP-binding protein codes for MRARTEGDIRLGLTASGLTVTNAAGDAVLDGVRFALDRGERVGIIGESGSGKSVLLKAMLGLLPPGLKVTSGTLELAGRRYSLDAGGGSAREALRGRVLGYVPQDPLSSLTPVRKIGSMARETLRSSKAAGDTSRIAACFRAAGLPEIDDVLPKYPHQLSGGMRQRALIAMALLSDPEYLFCDEATTALDVLAQRQVVETLTEIAREAGKGVVLVSHDIALIAEMAEKVYVLYGGQVLECGPAESVTCRPGHPYTAALCDAIVTLGDETLPRTIPGEVPDPGRRGPGCVFAPRCGHADARCRVERPPLQGNGRHDTACWYPLNRSVGREMSFASGVDDSEVRL; via the coding sequence ATGAGGGCGAGAACCGAAGGGGATATCCGGCTTGGCTTGACGGCGAGCGGCCTGACGGTGACCAATGCCGCGGGTGATGCCGTGCTCGATGGCGTGCGCTTTGCTCTGGATCGAGGCGAGCGCGTGGGCATCATCGGCGAGAGTGGATCGGGCAAAAGCGTGTTGCTCAAGGCGATGCTGGGCCTTTTGCCACCGGGATTGAAGGTGACGTCCGGCACGCTCGAACTCGCCGGGCGCCGCTACTCGCTGGATGCCGGCGGGGGGTCCGCGCGCGAGGCCTTGCGAGGGCGCGTGCTCGGCTACGTGCCGCAGGATCCCTTGTCCTCGCTGACGCCGGTGCGCAAGATCGGATCGATGGCGAGGGAAACGCTGCGCAGTTCCAAGGCGGCGGGCGACACATCGCGTATTGCGGCATGCTTTCGGGCGGCAGGTCTGCCTGAGATCGACGACGTGCTACCCAAATACCCGCACCAACTGTCGGGCGGCATGCGCCAGCGCGCCCTGATCGCAATGGCACTGCTGAGCGATCCGGAATACCTGTTCTGCGACGAGGCGACCACGGCGCTGGACGTGCTGGCCCAGCGCCAGGTCGTGGAGACGCTGACGGAAATCGCGCGCGAGGCCGGCAAGGGCGTGGTCCTGGTATCGCATGACATCGCGCTGATCGCGGAAATGGCGGAAAAGGTTTACGTGCTGTATGGCGGCCAGGTGCTCGAGTGCGGGCCTGCGGAATCGGTGACCTGCCGGCCGGGACACCCGTACACGGCTGCTTTGTGCGATGCCATCGTGACGCTGGGAGACGAGACGCTGCCGCGCACGATCCCCGGGGAGGTGCCCGATCCTGGCCGGCGGGGCCCGGGTTGCGTGTTCGCGCCGCGCTGTGGCCATGCGGACGCACGCTGCCGCGTCGAACGCCCGCCGTTGCAAGGCAACGGGCGGCACGATACGGCCTGCTGGTATCCGCTGAACCGCTCGGTTGGTCGGGAGATGTCCTTCGCGAGCGGAGTCGACGATTCGGAGGTCCGCCTATGA
- a CDS encoding ABC transporter substrate-binding protein has protein sequence MQRREFLKAMGLAAAATTMSASLTEAAFAATMKIKPGGRMVVTYKSDPGTLDPAIGYNWQNWPMMRALFSRLVTYEPGTTKLILDAAESYHVSDDGTEYTFKLRPGLKFGDGSALTAADVVFSINRVVDPATASPGQSFFSPISGYDDFVNGKAKQLAGVKALDAQTVQFKIDKPNVVFLQVLAMNFASIVSAKAVAEHSKDVAHHPMGSGPFRMTSWKPGNEVVFEKNPHYFIPGIPYLDEVRFTLGIDSLTAYFKLLRGEVDLLGDGVPGSQLALVKHNPKYRGMLVEGHPLETSYITMNTQIKPFDDVRVRRAINMAIDKPAIVRAINGRGKPANQILPPGMPGYDPKYKGYAYDPAAAMKLLAEAGHAGGFETELYAMNSDPNPRIAQAIQAQLSKIGVKLKLHILSQAQVIAIAGTPGKAPMVWSGGLAWVDDFPDPSDFYGPILGSGSAVKGGWNWAFYKNPKLDKLAAEADGMYKADEHEKRLALYREIFSDVMHDAPWVPVFNQVDYTMHSKNIEGRPGNVFADPGVYPFTYSRMFSVKAQG, from the coding sequence AGCGACCACGATGAGCGCCTCTTTGACCGAGGCCGCCTTCGCCGCCACCATGAAGATCAAGCCCGGTGGCCGCATGGTGGTGACCTACAAGAGCGATCCCGGCACCCTGGATCCCGCGATCGGTTACAACTGGCAGAACTGGCCGATGATGCGCGCCCTGTTCAGCCGGTTGGTGACCTACGAGCCGGGTACCACCAAGCTGATCCTGGATGCGGCGGAAAGCTACCATGTGTCCGACGACGGTACGGAATATACCTTCAAGCTGCGTCCGGGCCTCAAGTTCGGTGACGGTTCGGCGCTGACCGCCGCGGACGTGGTGTTTTCGATCAATCGCGTGGTTGATCCCGCGACGGCGAGCCCGGGGCAGAGCTTTTTCAGCCCGATTTCGGGCTATGACGATTTCGTCAATGGCAAGGCCAAGCAACTGGCCGGCGTGAAGGCGCTCGACGCCCAAACGGTGCAATTCAAGATAGACAAGCCCAATGTGGTGTTCCTGCAGGTGCTCGCGATGAATTTCGCCAGCATCGTTTCTGCCAAGGCCGTGGCCGAGCACAGCAAGGACGTGGCGCATCATCCGATGGGTTCAGGCCCCTTCCGCATGACCTCGTGGAAGCCGGGCAACGAGGTGGTGTTCGAGAAGAATCCACATTATTTCATCCCCGGCATTCCCTATCTCGACGAGGTGCGCTTCACGCTCGGCATCGATAGCCTGACGGCCTATTTCAAGCTGCTGCGCGGAGAAGTCGACCTGCTCGGCGACGGTGTGCCTGGTTCGCAGCTGGCGCTGGTCAAGCACAACCCCAAATATCGTGGCATGCTGGTCGAGGGGCACCCGCTCGAAACCAGCTACATCACCATGAATACCCAGATCAAGCCCTTCGACGACGTGCGTGTACGTCGGGCCATCAACATGGCCATCGACAAGCCGGCGATTGTGCGGGCCATCAACGGCCGCGGCAAACCCGCCAATCAGATCCTGCCGCCGGGCATGCCTGGCTACGATCCGAAGTACAAGGGCTATGCCTATGATCCGGCTGCGGCAATGAAACTGCTGGCCGAGGCGGGACATGCGGGCGGCTTCGAGACCGAGCTTTACGCCATGAACAGCGATCCCAACCCACGCATCGCCCAGGCGATCCAGGCACAGCTGTCCAAGATCGGGGTCAAGCTCAAGTTGCATATTCTCAGCCAAGCACAGGTGATCGCCATCGCCGGCACGCCGGGGAAGGCACCCATGGTGTGGTCGGGCGGTCTCGCCTGGGTGGACGATTTTCCGGATCCCTCGGATTTCTACGGCCCCATCCTGGGCAGCGGCAGTGCGGTCAAGGGCGGCTGGAACTGGGCGTTTTACAAGAACCCGAAACTCGACAAGCTGGCGGCGGAGGCCGACGGCATGTACAAAGCCGACGAACACGAGAAGCGTCTTGCGCTGTATCGGGAAATCTTCAGCGACGTGATGCACGATGCCCCCTGGGTGCCGGTGTTCAATCAGGTCGACTACACCATGCACAGCAAGAATATCGAGGGCCGGCCGGGCAACGTGTTTGCGGACCCCGGGGTTTATCCGTTCACTTATTCGCGGATGTTCAGCGTCAAGGCCCAGGGTTGA